A region of Siniperca chuatsi isolate FFG_IHB_CAS linkage group LG23, ASM2008510v1, whole genome shotgun sequence DNA encodes the following proteins:
- the ppp1r3aa gene encoding protein phosphatase 1 regulatory subunit 3A isoform X3 encodes MEALYIQPLEEDGVMMKEEEREKSDEQEEGGMEASSLMGSTTDEETDEDSEPEPPPVIRRKVSFADAFGLNLVSVKEFDNAEVTESEVSQPPEREATCPLEEFYMSCLFTVPSSPEELDQRLQAQMVELESIGLLPGTTTLRGIIRVVNLCYKRTCKGAWASSARGEHQLQEQEELSQSKQEGKYRGKDQ; translated from the exons ATGGAGGCTCTGTACATCCAACCCTTGGAAGAGGATGGGGTgatgatgaaggaggaggaacgGGAAAAAAGTGATGAGCAGGAAGAGGGAGGAATGGAGGCCTCATCTCTCATGGGTTCCACCACAGACGAGGAAACAGATGAGGACTCCGAACCAGAGCCCCCACCGGTCATTCGGAGGAAGGTGTCATTCGCAGATGCATTTGGCCTCAACCTGGTGTCAGTTAAGGAGTTTGACAATGCTGAAGTGACAGAGTCAGAAGTCAGCCAGCCCCCTGAGAGGGAGGCAACCTGTCCCCTGGAGGAGTTCTACATGTCCTGTCTGTTTACAGTCCCCTCGTCCCCAGAGGAGCTGGACCAGAGGCTACAAGCGCAGATGGTTGAGCTTGAAAGCATCGGGCTCCTCCCCGGAACCACCACACTCCGTGGCATCATCAGGGTGGTCAACCTCTGCTACA AAAGGACATGTAAAGGAGCATGGGCCTCAAGTGCAAGAGGAGAGCACCAGCTACAAGAGCAAGAGGAGCTGTCTCAAAGCAAACAG GAGGGGAAGTACAGAGGAAAAGACCAGTAA
- the ppp1r3aa gene encoding uncharacterized protein ppp1r3aa isoform X1: protein MEALYIQPLEEDGVMMKEEEREKSDEQEEGGMEASSLMGSTTDEETDEDSEPEPPPVIRRKVSFADAFGLNLVSVKEFDNAEVTESEVSQPPEREATCPLEEFYMSCLFTVPSSPEELDQRLQAQMVELESIGLLPGTTTLRGIIRVVNLCYSKCVYARMTLDRWTSYFDLLAEYVPGSSDRKTDRFTFKYTLVPPFEREGTRVEICLRYETSVGTFWANNKEMNYVLFCRQKGHVKEHGPQVQEESTSYKSKRSCLKANRRGSTEEKTSNTSAVAAAEEADRKTMDSTETQSLLYCEEHNPLVDRIKSRNRATRLAHVQDYFSQKRQQVPKAYSHDSASGQKLSQPLPTAWGDSASFFHKRQKKPSNESPQVLTYHQIPLLTLDWNNDKAHQLGTAHMDDIWTGRAKMNLSKASVENIEDTPSVNDMWKTCRNGTDDTTGETSVCDVWQAFLNGPSCTGHSGVPESEWLQTAASVSPSNDKEPKTQCAASSQEHEFQVGTDTPTTLHAHTSATCQLLSDTCETLLANVALNTEDHQPAEACVSSLKDDNTATQDASKRSQTNSVTDTPQEFSLKGATPVSEGSVDSSTECHKHAIWELEREGIIGGAERIGNEPFTPHTADLVTSSGELETTDMTATPESQNASAVDRISQGARLDEGLSSSREGEVTGTAHNAMDDMLAFRETIRQGTKDGERFVFSTSRQGAKEGIMSNCTANKVSTEEELFRPHKTEECEISQRYADEKQHEEFRWNQNSKNPLQENESDENEIRPAQSHADEFNPNQMCEDNFKQSQIMASEFKLDESENEGVASNNKGLEVFKKTEVEPSYCITSEETNGQIGTELLNQEAWQHNDKDLQVNSSVERGNTSIISEVHNKQLRPTQAGEELSIQKDEEDSTLTQIQENVVLKSETGEHVLVSNQTEEGKSLSCDGIIEEQQEINPSAQIRHTVQSRETKKVFQSDHNTFRPFPADKCNPNPVEVVEIRWTPSQDGMKGQKEDTGSEISPEEVTVKENVAKKDTSTELQHQPETLERTEEDMSQREKYERVSIRKLKIIALGELMGNVENPQWERKNAPAELKEQELSAEVESSPHVEYKKLSEGTKYPITAENAVALEVIESGLEEMFLERFGEDLVRGVWEEVFGRKVQASDRHTNIVDGMGGKLADITNITQDFHLNFEKDLNDAFDADVFSLTDPNLSLCQGLEQTLATKSNECSPKERSQSLTTAEQTHFLSESQTDSNSSAHLCQDLTSILAAQSRQSSTESAQSCPKDQENYTQVKERAVNHQEKGRQIEDCVVDNKERFNRSAHPSHKHLSSPSESDSLIWWSMLYILSHITRLLICTLLVAGFFFIVFLYDFPAFFALYVSSLCWWFFKWKRHRVTTNKGMVG from the exons ATGGAGGCTCTGTACATCCAACCCTTGGAAGAGGATGGGGTgatgatgaaggaggaggaacgGGAAAAAAGTGATGAGCAGGAAGAGGGAGGAATGGAGGCCTCATCTCTCATGGGTTCCACCACAGACGAGGAAACAGATGAGGACTCCGAACCAGAGCCCCCACCGGTCATTCGGAGGAAGGTGTCATTCGCAGATGCATTTGGCCTCAACCTGGTGTCAGTTAAGGAGTTTGACAATGCTGAAGTGACAGAGTCAGAAGTCAGCCAGCCCCCTGAGAGGGAGGCAACCTGTCCCCTGGAGGAGTTCTACATGTCCTGTCTGTTTACAGTCCCCTCGTCCCCAGAGGAGCTGGACCAGAGGCTACAAGCGCAGATGGTTGAGCTTGAAAGCATCGGGCTCCTCCCCGGAACCACCACACTCCGTGGCATCATCAGGGTGGTCAACCTCTGCTACAGTAAGTGTGTTTATGCCCGGATGACCCTGGATCGCTGGACAAGCTACTTTGACCTGTTGGCGGAGTATGTGCCTGGATCCAGTGATaggaagacagacaggtttACCTTTAAGTATACTCTGGTTCCTCCCTTTGAGAGAGAGGGGACCAGAGTGGAGATCTGTCTGCGTTATGAAACTTCAGTGGGCACTTTTTGGGCTAATAACAAGGAAATGAACTATGTGCTGTTCTGCCGCCAGAAAGGACATGTAAAGGAGCATGGGCCTCAAGTGCAAGAGGAGAGCACCAGCTACAAGAGCAAGAGGAGCTGTCTCAAAGCAAACAG GAGGGGAAGTACAGAGGAAAAGACCAGTAACACATCAGCAGTTGCTGCAG CAGAGGAGGCTGACAGAAAGACAATGGacagcacagagacacaatCATTACTATACTGTGAAGAACACAACCCTTTG GTGGATCGCATaaaaagcagaaacagagcaacacGTTTGGCAcatgtgcaggactatttctcCCAAAAGAGACAGCAAGTACCAAAGGCTTATTCACACGATTCAGCCAGTGGCCAGAAACTTTCTCAGCCTTTGCCAACTGCGTGGGGTGACTCTGCCAGCTTTTTCCATAAACGGCAAAAGAAACCATCCAACGAGAGTCCACAGGTGCTCACCTACCACCAGATTCCTCTACTTACACTGGACTGGAACAATGACAAAGCCCATCAGTTGGGGACTGCTCACATGGATGACATCTGGACTGGGAGAGCTAAAATGAACTTGTCAAAAGCGTCAGTGGAAAATATAGAAGATACACCTTCTGTTAATGATATGTGGAAGACCTGCCGTAATGGTACAGATGATACCACTGGTGAAACCTCCGTGTGCGATGTATGGCAGGCATTTCTTAATGGGCCGAGCTGTACGGGCCATTCTGGTGTTCCAGAGTCAGAATGGCTGCAGACAGCAGCGTCAGTGTCTCCCTCAAATGATAAAGAGCCCAAAACCCAATGTGCAGCAAGCAGTCAAGAGCATGAATTTCAGGTGGGCACGGATACACCCACAAccttacatgcacacacctcaGCTACAtgtcagctgctgtcagacactTGCGAAACATTGTTGGCTAATGTTGCCTTGAATACTGAAGACCACCAGCCAGCAGAGGCATGTGTCAGCAGCCTAAAAGATGACAACACAGCGACACAAGATGCCTCCAAAAGGTCACAGACAAACTCCGTAACAGACACTCCGCAGGAATTTAGCCTCAAGGGGGCCACGCCTGTGTCCGAGGGCTCTGTTGACAGTTCAACTGAGTGTCACAAGCATGCGATCTGGGAGCTAGAAAGAGAAGGAATAATAGGAGGAGCAGAAAGAATAGGAAATGAGCCCTTCACACCACACACAGCTGACTTAGTAACAAGCTCAGGGGAGTTGGAGACAACAGACATGACAGCAACGCCAGAGTCTCAGAATGCCAGCGCCGTTGATAGGATCTCACAGGGAGCAAGGCTGGATGAGGGTCTTTCTTCCAGCAGGGAAGGAGAGGTTACAGGTACCGCACACAATGCGATGGATGACATGCTGGCATTTAGGGAGACAATCAGACAGGGGACAAAGGACGGGGAGAGGTTTGTCTTTTCCACATCCAGACAAGGAGCGAAGGAAGGGATAATGAGTAACTGTACGGCAAATAAAGTATCTACTGAAGAGGAGCTATTTAGGCCACATAAAACAGAAGAGTGTGAAATCTCCCAGAGGTATGCAGATGAAAAGCAACATGAGGAATTCAGGtggaaccaaaacagtaaaaatccATTACAAGAGAATGAGagtgatgaaaatgaaataagacCTGCACAGTCACATGCAGATGAGTTCAATCCAAACCAAATGTGTGAGGACAATTTCAAGCAAAGCCAAATAATGGCAAGTGAATTCAAATTGGATGAATCGGAGAACGAAGGTGTTGCATCAAATAACAAAGGCTTGGAAGTATTCAAAAAGACAGAGGTGGAACCTTCCTATTGTATAACAAGCGAGGAAACAAATGGACAAATTGGTACAGAACTATTAAATCAGGAAGCATGGCAACATAATGACAAAGATTTACAAGTGAATTCATCAGTGGAGAGGGGAAACACATCAATCATTTCAGAAGTGCATAATAAACAGTTAAGGCCAACCCAAGCAGGGGAAGAGCTGTCCATTCAGAAAGACGAGGAGGACTCAACACTGACACAAATACAGGAAAATGTTGTGCTGAAATCTGAAACAGGTGAACATGTATTAGTCTCAAAtcagacagaggaaggaaaaagcTTGAGTTGTGATGGAATAATTGAGGAGCAACAGGAAATAAACCCATCAGCACAGATAAGACACACAGTGCAATCGAGGGAAACGAAAAAGGTCTTCCAAAGTGACCATAATACATTTAGACCTTTTCCAGCAGATAAATGCAACCCAAACCCTGTCGAGGTGGTAGAAATAAGATGGACTCCTTCACAGGACGGTATGAAGGGTCAGAAAGAGGATACAGGCAGTGAAATAAGCCCAGAAGAAGTCACAGTGAAGGAGAACGTTGCAAAGAAAGACACTTCAACAGAACTTCAACACCAACCTGAGACATTAGAAAGAACAGAGGAAGATATGagtcaaagagaaaaatatgagaGGGTGAGTATTAGAAAGCTGAAAATAATAGCACTGGGGGAGTTGATGGGTAATGTGGAGAACCCTCAGTGGGAGAGGAAGAATGCACCAGCTGAATTGAAAGAACAAGAGTTGTCAGCAGAAGTTGAGAGCTCTCCACATGTTGAATATAAGAAATTGTCAGAGGGAACAAAATACCCTATTACAGCAGAAAATGCTGTAGCACTTGAAGTGATAGAGTCTGGATTGGAGGAGATGTTCTTAGAGAGATTTGGAGAAGATTTGGTCAGGGGGGTTTGGGAAGAGGTGTTCGGTCGGAAAGTACAGGCCTCAGATAGACACACAAATATTGTTGATGGAATGGGAGGCAAGCTGGCAGATATAACCAATATTACACAAGATTTCCATCTTAATTTTGAGAAAGACCTTAATGATGCTTTTGATGCAGATGTATTTTCCTTGACAGATCCAAATTTAAGTCTCTGTCAAGGCCTAGAGCAAACCTTAGCAACTAAGAGCAATGAATGCTCCCCAAAAGAAAGAAGTCAGTCACTCACCACTGCAGAACAAACTCACTTTCTCTCAGAATCACAGACAGATTCGAATTCAAGTGCTCATCTCTGTCAAGATCTCACCTCCATTCTAGCTGCTCAGAGCAGGCAGTCATCGACTGAATCAGCCCAAAGCTGTCCAAAGGATCAGGAAAACTACACTCAAGTAAAAGAAAGAGCAGTCAACCATCAGGAGAAAGGTAGACAAATAGAAGACTGTGTAGTCGACAACAAGGAGCGTTTTAATCGATCAGCCCATCCATCTCACAAACATCTGAGTTCCCCCTCTGAGTCAGATAGTCTCATATGGTGGAGTATGTTATACATCCTCAGTCACATCACCAGACTTCTAATCTGCACCCTCTTAGTTGCTGGATTCTTCTTCATCGTTTTCCTGTATGATTTCCCAGCATTCTTTGCGCTCTACGTATCTTCATTGTGCTGGTGGTTTTTTAAGTGGAAGAGACATCGAGTGACGACAAACAAGGGGATGGTGGGATAG
- the ppp1r3aa gene encoding uncharacterized protein ppp1r3aa isoform X2, with protein MEALYIQPLEEDGVMMKEEEREKSDEQEEGGMEASSLMGSTTDEETDEDSEPEPPPVIRRKVSFADAFGLNLVSVKEFDNAEVTESEVSQPPEREATCPLEEFYMSCLFTVPSSPEELDQRLQAQMVELESIGLLPGTTTLRGIIRVVNLCYSKCVYARMTLDRWTSYFDLLAEYVPGSSDRKTDRFTFKYTLVPPFEREGTRVEICLRYETSVGTFWANNKEMNYVLFCRQKGHVKEHGPQVQEESTSYKSKRSCLKANRRGSTEEKTSNTSAVAAEEADRKTMDSTETQSLLYCEEHNPLVDRIKSRNRATRLAHVQDYFSQKRQQVPKAYSHDSASGQKLSQPLPTAWGDSASFFHKRQKKPSNESPQVLTYHQIPLLTLDWNNDKAHQLGTAHMDDIWTGRAKMNLSKASVENIEDTPSVNDMWKTCRNGTDDTTGETSVCDVWQAFLNGPSCTGHSGVPESEWLQTAASVSPSNDKEPKTQCAASSQEHEFQVGTDTPTTLHAHTSATCQLLSDTCETLLANVALNTEDHQPAEACVSSLKDDNTATQDASKRSQTNSVTDTPQEFSLKGATPVSEGSVDSSTECHKHAIWELEREGIIGGAERIGNEPFTPHTADLVTSSGELETTDMTATPESQNASAVDRISQGARLDEGLSSSREGEVTGTAHNAMDDMLAFRETIRQGTKDGERFVFSTSRQGAKEGIMSNCTANKVSTEEELFRPHKTEECEISQRYADEKQHEEFRWNQNSKNPLQENESDENEIRPAQSHADEFNPNQMCEDNFKQSQIMASEFKLDESENEGVASNNKGLEVFKKTEVEPSYCITSEETNGQIGTELLNQEAWQHNDKDLQVNSSVERGNTSIISEVHNKQLRPTQAGEELSIQKDEEDSTLTQIQENVVLKSETGEHVLVSNQTEEGKSLSCDGIIEEQQEINPSAQIRHTVQSRETKKVFQSDHNTFRPFPADKCNPNPVEVVEIRWTPSQDGMKGQKEDTGSEISPEEVTVKENVAKKDTSTELQHQPETLERTEEDMSQREKYERVSIRKLKIIALGELMGNVENPQWERKNAPAELKEQELSAEVESSPHVEYKKLSEGTKYPITAENAVALEVIESGLEEMFLERFGEDLVRGVWEEVFGRKVQASDRHTNIVDGMGGKLADITNITQDFHLNFEKDLNDAFDADVFSLTDPNLSLCQGLEQTLATKSNECSPKERSQSLTTAEQTHFLSESQTDSNSSAHLCQDLTSILAAQSRQSSTESAQSCPKDQENYTQVKERAVNHQEKGRQIEDCVVDNKERFNRSAHPSHKHLSSPSESDSLIWWSMLYILSHITRLLICTLLVAGFFFIVFLYDFPAFFALYVSSLCWWFFKWKRHRVTTNKGMVG; from the exons ATGGAGGCTCTGTACATCCAACCCTTGGAAGAGGATGGGGTgatgatgaaggaggaggaacgGGAAAAAAGTGATGAGCAGGAAGAGGGAGGAATGGAGGCCTCATCTCTCATGGGTTCCACCACAGACGAGGAAACAGATGAGGACTCCGAACCAGAGCCCCCACCGGTCATTCGGAGGAAGGTGTCATTCGCAGATGCATTTGGCCTCAACCTGGTGTCAGTTAAGGAGTTTGACAATGCTGAAGTGACAGAGTCAGAAGTCAGCCAGCCCCCTGAGAGGGAGGCAACCTGTCCCCTGGAGGAGTTCTACATGTCCTGTCTGTTTACAGTCCCCTCGTCCCCAGAGGAGCTGGACCAGAGGCTACAAGCGCAGATGGTTGAGCTTGAAAGCATCGGGCTCCTCCCCGGAACCACCACACTCCGTGGCATCATCAGGGTGGTCAACCTCTGCTACAGTAAGTGTGTTTATGCCCGGATGACCCTGGATCGCTGGACAAGCTACTTTGACCTGTTGGCGGAGTATGTGCCTGGATCCAGTGATaggaagacagacaggtttACCTTTAAGTATACTCTGGTTCCTCCCTTTGAGAGAGAGGGGACCAGAGTGGAGATCTGTCTGCGTTATGAAACTTCAGTGGGCACTTTTTGGGCTAATAACAAGGAAATGAACTATGTGCTGTTCTGCCGCCAGAAAGGACATGTAAAGGAGCATGGGCCTCAAGTGCAAGAGGAGAGCACCAGCTACAAGAGCAAGAGGAGCTGTCTCAAAGCAAACAG GAGGGGAAGTACAGAGGAAAAGACCAGTAACACATCAGCAGTTGCTGCAG AGGAGGCTGACAGAAAGACAATGGacagcacagagacacaatCATTACTATACTGTGAAGAACACAACCCTTTG GTGGATCGCATaaaaagcagaaacagagcaacacGTTTGGCAcatgtgcaggactatttctcCCAAAAGAGACAGCAAGTACCAAAGGCTTATTCACACGATTCAGCCAGTGGCCAGAAACTTTCTCAGCCTTTGCCAACTGCGTGGGGTGACTCTGCCAGCTTTTTCCATAAACGGCAAAAGAAACCATCCAACGAGAGTCCACAGGTGCTCACCTACCACCAGATTCCTCTACTTACACTGGACTGGAACAATGACAAAGCCCATCAGTTGGGGACTGCTCACATGGATGACATCTGGACTGGGAGAGCTAAAATGAACTTGTCAAAAGCGTCAGTGGAAAATATAGAAGATACACCTTCTGTTAATGATATGTGGAAGACCTGCCGTAATGGTACAGATGATACCACTGGTGAAACCTCCGTGTGCGATGTATGGCAGGCATTTCTTAATGGGCCGAGCTGTACGGGCCATTCTGGTGTTCCAGAGTCAGAATGGCTGCAGACAGCAGCGTCAGTGTCTCCCTCAAATGATAAAGAGCCCAAAACCCAATGTGCAGCAAGCAGTCAAGAGCATGAATTTCAGGTGGGCACGGATACACCCACAAccttacatgcacacacctcaGCTACAtgtcagctgctgtcagacactTGCGAAACATTGTTGGCTAATGTTGCCTTGAATACTGAAGACCACCAGCCAGCAGAGGCATGTGTCAGCAGCCTAAAAGATGACAACACAGCGACACAAGATGCCTCCAAAAGGTCACAGACAAACTCCGTAACAGACACTCCGCAGGAATTTAGCCTCAAGGGGGCCACGCCTGTGTCCGAGGGCTCTGTTGACAGTTCAACTGAGTGTCACAAGCATGCGATCTGGGAGCTAGAAAGAGAAGGAATAATAGGAGGAGCAGAAAGAATAGGAAATGAGCCCTTCACACCACACACAGCTGACTTAGTAACAAGCTCAGGGGAGTTGGAGACAACAGACATGACAGCAACGCCAGAGTCTCAGAATGCCAGCGCCGTTGATAGGATCTCACAGGGAGCAAGGCTGGATGAGGGTCTTTCTTCCAGCAGGGAAGGAGAGGTTACAGGTACCGCACACAATGCGATGGATGACATGCTGGCATTTAGGGAGACAATCAGACAGGGGACAAAGGACGGGGAGAGGTTTGTCTTTTCCACATCCAGACAAGGAGCGAAGGAAGGGATAATGAGTAACTGTACGGCAAATAAAGTATCTACTGAAGAGGAGCTATTTAGGCCACATAAAACAGAAGAGTGTGAAATCTCCCAGAGGTATGCAGATGAAAAGCAACATGAGGAATTCAGGtggaaccaaaacagtaaaaatccATTACAAGAGAATGAGagtgatgaaaatgaaataagacCTGCACAGTCACATGCAGATGAGTTCAATCCAAACCAAATGTGTGAGGACAATTTCAAGCAAAGCCAAATAATGGCAAGTGAATTCAAATTGGATGAATCGGAGAACGAAGGTGTTGCATCAAATAACAAAGGCTTGGAAGTATTCAAAAAGACAGAGGTGGAACCTTCCTATTGTATAACAAGCGAGGAAACAAATGGACAAATTGGTACAGAACTATTAAATCAGGAAGCATGGCAACATAATGACAAAGATTTACAAGTGAATTCATCAGTGGAGAGGGGAAACACATCAATCATTTCAGAAGTGCATAATAAACAGTTAAGGCCAACCCAAGCAGGGGAAGAGCTGTCCATTCAGAAAGACGAGGAGGACTCAACACTGACACAAATACAGGAAAATGTTGTGCTGAAATCTGAAACAGGTGAACATGTATTAGTCTCAAAtcagacagaggaaggaaaaagcTTGAGTTGTGATGGAATAATTGAGGAGCAACAGGAAATAAACCCATCAGCACAGATAAGACACACAGTGCAATCGAGGGAAACGAAAAAGGTCTTCCAAAGTGACCATAATACATTTAGACCTTTTCCAGCAGATAAATGCAACCCAAACCCTGTCGAGGTGGTAGAAATAAGATGGACTCCTTCACAGGACGGTATGAAGGGTCAGAAAGAGGATACAGGCAGTGAAATAAGCCCAGAAGAAGTCACAGTGAAGGAGAACGTTGCAAAGAAAGACACTTCAACAGAACTTCAACACCAACCTGAGACATTAGAAAGAACAGAGGAAGATATGagtcaaagagaaaaatatgagaGGGTGAGTATTAGAAAGCTGAAAATAATAGCACTGGGGGAGTTGATGGGTAATGTGGAGAACCCTCAGTGGGAGAGGAAGAATGCACCAGCTGAATTGAAAGAACAAGAGTTGTCAGCAGAAGTTGAGAGCTCTCCACATGTTGAATATAAGAAATTGTCAGAGGGAACAAAATACCCTATTACAGCAGAAAATGCTGTAGCACTTGAAGTGATAGAGTCTGGATTGGAGGAGATGTTCTTAGAGAGATTTGGAGAAGATTTGGTCAGGGGGGTTTGGGAAGAGGTGTTCGGTCGGAAAGTACAGGCCTCAGATAGACACACAAATATTGTTGATGGAATGGGAGGCAAGCTGGCAGATATAACCAATATTACACAAGATTTCCATCTTAATTTTGAGAAAGACCTTAATGATGCTTTTGATGCAGATGTATTTTCCTTGACAGATCCAAATTTAAGTCTCTGTCAAGGCCTAGAGCAAACCTTAGCAACTAAGAGCAATGAATGCTCCCCAAAAGAAAGAAGTCAGTCACTCACCACTGCAGAACAAACTCACTTTCTCTCAGAATCACAGACAGATTCGAATTCAAGTGCTCATCTCTGTCAAGATCTCACCTCCATTCTAGCTGCTCAGAGCAGGCAGTCATCGACTGAATCAGCCCAAAGCTGTCCAAAGGATCAGGAAAACTACACTCAAGTAAAAGAAAGAGCAGTCAACCATCAGGAGAAAGGTAGACAAATAGAAGACTGTGTAGTCGACAACAAGGAGCGTTTTAATCGATCAGCCCATCCATCTCACAAACATCTGAGTTCCCCCTCTGAGTCAGATAGTCTCATATGGTGGAGTATGTTATACATCCTCAGTCACATCACCAGACTTCTAATCTGCACCCTCTTAGTTGCTGGATTCTTCTTCATCGTTTTCCTGTATGATTTCCCAGCATTCTTTGCGCTCTACGTATCTTCATTGTGCTGGTGGTTTTTTAAGTGGAAGAGACATCGAGTGACGACAAACAAGGGGATGGTGGGATAG